From the genome of Desulfitobacterium chlororespirans DSM 11544, one region includes:
- a CDS encoding ParM/StbA family protein, with protein sequence MNTIAENASGLIFAGADIGFGHVKVDADMPEGNQKFTLQSTVATGRDRSFKKWQEKGKLDITKNDLENQLRVMDVEIYSHRDEVSRHYFLGSLAVLEGSDSRLCWDDDKSSDEDSIALLVASLAAAQTERMGGVDSRVSIYVGTGLPLDKFFTHKDSYERNIKGTYTVTFKSGPWEKVKCTLNIIKCRVFPQAWGIFLDMTQDQYGQSINAYLTEGNVLLIDPGFRTTDYALFKDGEFVDAYAGTLEIGVAWAYGQICSKLAEKGIVIDEKVFDTYLRYKDGLYGISGGKAIDLKPLGESAFALLGKKLSEELKLRLKDEWKVIHRTLVGGGGGAGAFEHMKLENKELAKNPQFGNASGFRKASESSVKRAMRKNG encoded by the coding sequence TTGAATACTATTGCTGAAAATGCAAGTGGATTGATTTTTGCTGGAGCAGACATTGGCTTCGGTCACGTCAAGGTGGATGCAGATATGCCGGAAGGAAACCAGAAGTTTACCCTTCAATCCACTGTAGCGACCGGAAGGGATCGTAGTTTTAAAAAATGGCAGGAAAAAGGAAAGCTGGATATTACAAAAAACGACTTGGAAAACCAGCTTAGAGTTATGGATGTCGAAATCTACAGCCACCGAGACGAGGTCAGTCGCCATTATTTTTTAGGCTCATTGGCGGTCCTGGAAGGGAGCGACTCGCGGTTATGCTGGGATGATGATAAGTCTTCTGACGAAGATTCAATCGCATTACTCGTTGCAAGCCTAGCTGCAGCCCAAACCGAAAGAATGGGAGGTGTTGATTCTAGGGTAAGTATCTATGTTGGGACTGGTTTGCCGCTTGATAAATTTTTTACCCATAAAGACAGTTACGAGCGAAATATTAAGGGGACATATACTGTAACGTTTAAGTCCGGTCCCTGGGAAAAAGTGAAGTGCACCCTTAACATCATTAAATGCCGCGTATTTCCCCAAGCCTGGGGGATATTTTTAGATATGACCCAAGATCAATACGGCCAGTCCATCAATGCTTATCTTACCGAAGGCAATGTGCTGCTTATTGATCCGGGTTTCCGAACCACAGATTACGCTTTATTTAAAGATGGAGAATTCGTGGATGCTTACGCGGGAACGCTGGAAATTGGGGTGGCTTGGGCTTATGGGCAAATTTGTTCTAAATTGGCCGAGAAGGGTATTGTCATTGACGAAAAGGTGTTTGACACCTACCTGCGGTATAAGGATGGACTTTACGGCATATCCGGTGGAAAGGCTATTGACCTTAAACCGTTGGGAGAATCGGCCTTTGCACTCTTGGGAAAAAAACTTAGTGAGGAACTTAAGCTCAGGTTAAAGGATGAATGGAAAGTCATCCATAGGACCCTTGTCGGCGGCGGTGGAGGGGCTGGGGCATTTGAACATATGAAGCTAGAAAATAAAGAACTAGCTAAAAACCCTCAATTTGGCAATGCCAGTGGCTTCAGAAAGGCTAGCGAAAGCTCAGTCAAAAGGGCTATGAGAAAAAATGGCTAA